TATTTATAATAATTTTATCTAAATACTCTAGTAGGGTACATGTTATCATATGCTGGGCTCCATCCAACAGGACCACGTTCATATTTGACTCTTTTATCTGGTTACTGAAACCCTTAGACATCGAGGAATTTTATTGGTCGTATTTAACAGTATATTAAAGACTATAGGGAAACATGATACTAAAGTCGCTTAGGCTCATTATAATAAGGGCAAACCATCTTTGTGCGGGTGTGcttattcaaaatttcagcTTGTCTGTACATTTCTCATTACTTACAAAAGTTTTTTACAGAAGAATAAGGCATATATAActgggaaaaaaaaatgatcTATAGCAGGAGTATTCAAAGTTTCAGTTCTCCATCCTGAATGACTGCTGTGTCAACTAATTCGATTCTTCCCTTTACTGCTCTGACCTTCTCTACTAGAGGCTTGTAATTCTCCGGTTCaaccaaaaataaaatctcTACATCTTGCGATTGTGTCTTCTCACTCTCCAAATCAGCAACAAAGGAAGACTGAAATGCCTCCTTGATAGTATTGTATTTGTTGCTATCCATAATTACTTTCACTCTCATCTTTGCTCTTGCAATAGGAATTACTTGCTTCTCAACAAGGATTTTAATTGCTTCTAACGCCTTAGATTTTGCACTTCTAGCGTTtataatgttgaattttaaTTCCTTCAACGCTTTATCGATCATTGTAGGTGGATATCTCTTCTTGCTCTTAGGATTGATACATTTGGCCGAAATTATGCTCAATATTTCATTGTGTAACTTTTCGTTCTGTTGTGCACGTTCCTTTTCACTGAATTGGATCTCACCCTTCtttaaaatttccaaaataatCGCATCTAAATCTGTGGTATTAAATGCCGCCTTCAAGTCTTCTGTAGATGCGACCTGACCTTTCGAAACGTTGGTGAAAACCTGTGGAATTTGCAAcacttcatcaacattcttTTCAACACCTGCTTGGAAATCATGTGCTTTATTCTGATAACATGCAACTTCAAACCGTTTCTTCCCTTTCTTCATTCGCACAAGCGAAACATTAGTAAGCTTAATTTGCGAGTTTGGTTGACTAATCTTTCCCATGTTGAATGTTGTCGTTGTAGGTGTAGTTAGAAGTAAAAGAGAGTAGTTTTACCGCTAGAAAAATTGTGTTAAAATAATTTTACACAAAAAAGAGGTAATCTCAAACTCTTAAAAAAGAGAGGTCGTACCCGGATTCGAACCGGGGTTGGTCGGATCAAAACCGACAGTGATAACCACTACACTATACAACCTTTTCTAGGTTTGGATTTTTTGCTGATGGTGCCTACTTTAGAATCTAGTTATTgcttatttatatcttacattttgtatatattaattttttaagGACACCAATGGcatgttttctctttatcTAACAAGTGCTTATTCTAAAAGGAGTAGTTTGAGGGATTTTAGTACCTTCTAGAACTCCTTTTGAATGCTCTACAAACTTttttaaacttttcaatcttttaCAGCTTGCTATCTACTTATCCAACTCTAAAATAAAGAAGTATCAAATCATCTAACCCCTTTTGTATTCAtgtaagagatcagacaaagTACTATCTCTATTTCCTAATTGAGTAATtatatagaaggttgaagaagattgtagaaggttaaacagaagttctagaagataattaaatccctcaaaatgctacttttaaattaaagaattactatttaaacagaggacaTTCTATatatgttctcagagaattaacgtataaaaatatataaaatagAAATAAGCAAGAATCAGATTCAAAAGTAGGTACTACCAGCCCCATATgatttttatcaattggAGGGATGGTCGAGTGGTCTAAGGCGGCAGACTTAAGATCTGTTGGACGCATGTCCGCGCGAGTTCGAACCTCGCttccttcatttttttcaaactacTATTGTGatatctttattttgatatttcaCTTAAACAAGTGAAGTTAATCATAATTCTAATTTTTAATTAGTTGGGATTATACAGGTTTTCAAACTAATCTACGTTTTAGTTGTATCCAGAAATTTCCCATGACTTGATTATGTCGAGCCAGGAGTTCCCTTCACAGGAAGCCCCATTTTCTCCTACggttttccaaatttgcAGCATTATTTGCTTCCCAATCCATTTGTTTCCAGCAACATACCATTTACGAGCAAGCTCGTCATATCTGTGTTGTAGTGAAGGTGATAACGCATCGGATCCAGCGATAAAAAAGCACCAAAAGGGTGGGTAGatcttcatttcttttgagAAGTCACTTCTAAGAGAAAGTGACCTCAACGCTTCAAGGTGATCGATAGTTGATACAACATGATCTTGAAGTATTTGGGGATCAATGTCTTTGATAAGTCTAAAAAAGAACATTAGGATGGAATTGTAGAAAGCTACTGTTAAGTGATACAATGCCTTGTGCAATAAACCGTGAAACTGAATGCTTCCATCtgttcctttttcttctgaaaaTAAGTCCCAGTTGAGCTTCCATTTTACCAATTCGTCTTCCAAATCACAGCAAATCCTGGGGAAGTTCCTAGGGAATACTTTTTTTCGTAGGCACCAGTTTTTGTGGTCGGCAAGTTTCAGTGTTTTCTCCATTAATTCTAACAAACTTATTGGGATTCCAAAAGACAATTCAATAACAGATGGCATATTTGGGTTATTGACAGGATCATCATTTGATAACTGTAGAAGATCAGTATCATTTTTGCTTCCTACTAGTTGCTCTCTTTCACTTAGGGACATGTGTTTATTCtgttttgttgataaaCCAGTTAATTCGTTGATGGCAGACTTCTGAGCTATAGTTTTCTCTTTACGTTCATGAAGAATGTTTTTGCTACAGCCGTGTAGGATATTATCTTCGCTAATTGAATTGTCACACAAATCAACATCAGAATTGGTATCGGAACAGTCAGAAATGTctgattgtttttttgtttcatcaAACTGGAATCTTATTGTAAAAGCTCGTGGTGGTTTGTCCTCTTTAACTAGCTTAGAGGCTAGTCGACTAGGAATCTTCCAATTTTCTTCGTCATTACTTAAGACTTCACTAGATAAGTCATCCTCACACACgctttcatcatcatctccGTCATCTCGATCATCTCTATCATCTCTGTTTTTGGCAGTTGAATCCAGGGAGGATTTAATGACAATCTGGTTATACTCATTCTTGCTGAAGTAATCATCAAACTCGAAACTCCTGATTAGATTATAATCAGCCTTTACATCCTCAAAACCTTCTTCATCTATTTCATAATTTTCCAAGTCTATTTTTGAACACGATTTATGGAAAAACCTCAAATATCTAAACCACTCCCATAATACGTTAGTTTGatcatttggattttgTGTAGAATTAAAATAATACAATTTTATTTCGTCTAAGACACCGTACAGCAAGGAATAGTTGATAATTATATCTAAGCTAGAATCTTGGTAAATGGCCAAAATTAAAGTCAAAACTAACTCATTAAAGAGCCCAATTTTTATCAGCATGTCAACTAACTTACCATCAGAGATTTCAGCCTTGCCTTTTGAATTAATGAATGGTTTTACCAAAATTGCTAAATTTACAAGTGACATCTCACGAAAGGCAACATACGATTTGAACAAACTCAAAGAGCCATCATATATACCATTTTCGCAGAAGTATATTTTATACTGGGAGAATGAAGTAATAGATAAGGCAACCATACAATATGTTTGCTTCAACATAGAGCAGTATTTCTGAAAATTAATGCTGCCATGAGCTTCCTTTTCACCCCAATTTCTCATACCGTCAACAGAACTTTCAAATACCATCAACTCGCCAACAATTTTGTAAAGCGTGGGTATAACAATAGTATCAAATACAGATCCTTTGAAGCTCAAGTGCATTATCGAAGGCTGTGACTTGACAAAGAGTCTAATTAattcttgaattttgtGAGATCTAAGTAACGAAGTAAATGTCAAGTTTGTTGAGTTCATGCAAACCTGTTTCCCATCGTCTAAAGCCCTAACTACGTCAAATATTCGTTTTTTGATAAGATTTTCAGCGACATCCGCTTTCAGTGGTATTTTATCCTGTATTCTATTATTTAAGAATCGTGTGGTATCATACCTTTCAGCAAATATAACCCTTTTAATCGAATCCCAATGTCGATTTTGAACATCGGCATTACCTATTAGAGTTTGATAAGTCAATATTGCATCAATTTCGAGTCTTGGATGGATCCATATAGGTCTTTCGAggttttcttcaagaaacCCTCCAGGATTTTGAAGGGATGGGATATTGATAGTTGAGAACTTGGTATCCAATTTGTTTACTGCGTCATAGTCTTcttgatgtttttttctttcataaTTCAACTTTAACGCTGGAACTAAGGGTAACGAATCATTAAGAAACGTTATGGATGGTGATTTTTTGTAGGAAGAGTTGACCATAGTAGTTAATGACGGTAACGGGAATTCGTTTTTAGAGGCAAAGTGAGTATCATGACCCTGTTCATTTATCAGGGGTATGCTAAACTGTGTAGGCTGGATAGTTTTATTTCTTGATCTTGACGGTTCGACAGCTTGAATAGTCGTTTTGTTAATATCTTGATTGAATTTGCTTGAAATACAGAGAAGACCAAAAGGTCCTACAAATTTATCGGAATTCATCTCatcaaacaattccaattcttcGAGTCTATTGTCTATCTCAGCAAATGTCCCATATGATTGGTTTACAGGAAATTTCATAAATGGTAGTTGTTGTCGTTTGACTCTTTTTTTCGCATCCTCATTTTGCGtatcaccaacaacaaccagGGTGCCACCCTTTCCGACTGTCACaatatcattgaattttaaGTGGAGTCCGTAGCCTTCACATTCACGGTTTGCTTTCTCGCATCTAGCACATTTAGGTTTTCTTCCATCACATTTTACTTTCCTTTTGCGACAAGTTGCGCATCCTAAGAACGTTCTCCTTTTTACAGTTTTTTCTGCTTCTCTCTTATTGATACTCATAATAATGCGATAtcgttttcttttttctcattcACAGTGTTGATGCTGCTGagtaaaagaaaactaagtatcatcaaaatttttacaaatgaaaatatctAGATCTTTATCATCAAATCTTGAGAAGTTCCAAGCGAGACCTTTACTATATTATGAAACTACAAGCGAggttttttcatctttttgCAAAAGTTGAGTGACATTCTTGTTTAGTAAAAGTATAAGTTGCGTTTAGATAAATCTTAAATTCTACATACATAGCATTATCATCCAACAAAACTACTTAATTTCAGACAACAGCCTTTTCAAGGGAATCATCAACACTTAGGCTCTTTCTGACCTTCCTTTTTCCGGGTTTTATAGGCGAAGTTGTCGATTTTCGTTTCTTGGTTTTATCATTTCCAGGACTCTCCAAAGTCTTCTTGTTTAGTTTGGAATTATTAGTCAGTTTCAAAGGCCGTAGCTTAGTAGGGCTCAAGCTGGAATCTATCACGGAGTCTTCCATAGACTTCTCATGTTCTGCCTTATGCTCTAATAGTTTGTCTTTCTTACTAAgtttttttgcttttgatttctttttggaGGTGACATTGCCAATAGTTACTGTGTTATCCTTATCAGTAATGGAATCATTATAGATCTTAAACGATGAGGCCCTTATAGGAGATGACATAATTGATGGGAGCCCAACATCATCTAACGGATCCGTATctaaaatattcaaagacttACGAGGAGTTTTGTTTATTGACTCTTCCTTTGAGAGAGACAATGCAACATCTAAATCCGTCTTAGGTTGCTTCAAAGAAACATCTCTATTTTTCTCAAGGTTTTCAACTGTTTTGGTTAGCTGTTTGACTTTGCTAATATTATCGGACAACTCGTATTCTTTGCTTGCAAGCTCGTCCTTGAcccttttattttcagtttctaaTTTAATGGCTTCAGTCTTAATTGACGAATAATCCCTTTTCAGACTCTTATACTTATCATGATATTTACTTGTAGATTCCAAATCACTTTGAAGATCAGAACATAATAGTTGTAATCGGCTCAGTTCATTATCGACAGTCTTCTTTAGTGCTAAGGTTAACTTCAACTCGTTAGATTTTTCTGCcaattcttcttgaagAGAATCAGTAGACATAATGAGTTCATCCAGTTGCTTTTTCGTAGCGGTTACACTTTTTTTATATTCCGAATTACTCTCCTCAAGTTGCTTAATATAGCTAGTGCTTTCGTTGACTTGATTTTCTAATCTCTTGGTCCTATCAACCATTTGCTGAACGATTGTGTCGTTTTTagtttttatgtttttcCATGAAACAACCTCGAGATCTTTTTCCGACAATTTCTTTGAGAAatcttctgtttttgatCTCACCTCTGCCTCAAGTTGGCTAAGATTTATTTTGAGTGACTTaatttctttgtctttATCCTCCAGTAtatttttaaagttttctttttcggatgaaaaatttgaattaaCTGCCACTAGTTCCTGTGTTTTGTCATCCAACTCTCTTTTCAGATTCTCATAATCACTCCTAGCTGATGACAGTATTTCATCATATTTGCTCTTAAGCGCGTTGACCTTACGTTCGGCTTCGATTGTTACTTcagttttttcttgcttcaaattctccaattcCTTCTCCATCGACTGTatgaatttttccttttctgATGCTTCATTCATAAGGGTCTGAATTTGGTCTTTTAGTTCCCTTGCCTCTTCATCAAGCTGATTaattcttgattctttCTCAAGAGTTTTATTCTGAAGAATGCCAAGATTAGACTCCTGCTTTTTGACAGTTGAGACGTATTCTTcgattttttgatttagttCTTCTacaatttgattttgttgttcCACTCGCAACTCTGTATCCTTCACATgtaatttttccttttcgatGGCTTCAGAAAGAAGCAAATCAATCTTAGACTGTAATTTCTCATTCACCACATTCAGCTCTTCAAGTTGTGTCTGGTGCTGGTTTAGTGTTGAATTGAAATTCTTTTCGTTCTCACAATTCTCCAATGTCAATGTTTCCATTTGACATTGTGattcttccaatttcaGCTTAGTCTCTTCAAACTGTTCCTTGAGGCTACTTAATTCCTGAATCTTAAATTCAAGATTGTTGTTAAGGGAATCGATGGTAGAAGTGTAGCAAGACGCTTGATCTAGCAATTTTTCGTCAGTCTGCTTTTTAAGGTTTTCGGCTAATGAACTGATCTCTTCCTTATGTTTAATAACAAGTTCCGAGAGAGctttctcattttcagtaTACATTTCGCTTCTGATTCTGTTCTCATTCTCTATGACTGAGGTTTCAAGTGAGTGGATTTTGCTTTTTAACagcttttgattttttcttagTTTATCTATTTCACCAGTTAGGCCAAGCTGCTCATTTGTCGAAATGGTTCTTAATCTGGCTTTTTGCGAAGATGTGGTTCTTCTCTGCAGATCTTGACACTTGATGGGGTTGATGTATCTAAGTGATTGTAAAACTAGACCTTCCTCACCAAAAGGATCTAAAGTCAATAAAATCCTTACTGGATGGTTATTTTTAACATAATCGTTAAGGACTAACCTTGTTAATTTATTGGTTCTTAGACAGGTCCTATGAAATAGtttcattgatatcaattCTAGGCAACGTCCTAATTCCGTTAGCGAACCGTTAGTATAGCCTGCTTCTTTCAGAGCTACACCTGAAGTTCCAGCTGATTTTGATCTCTCCAAGCCTGCAAGGTCTACTATAGTAAACCTAGTTGTTTCAATCATTTTACCGTAAACTTTATGAAGGTTAAAATAGATGAAACAGTGTGATCTAGAAGATTCAGTATTCGAGAAGGTTGGGCAAGTTTTTCTGTTACTCAAACCTTCAAATATTAAGTCATGAGCTGACTCATAACTATTGACTAAATGCTTTGAAATATTCCTAGGCGTTAACTTCTTATCGATTGGATCAGTAATGATACTGATGTTTGTTCTATCTTGTTTCATTCCCGTGTCTAAAAGGTCCATAAATGTGTCATTGTATaattcaaaaacagaaacacTCAGATACAGAAAAGAACTAATGGATGATTCATGGGAAGGATCCAGTAACGTCTTGTCAGAAATGTTAGGAtagaattttttcaatagatCGATATTACTCGATAAAGGCTCAATTTGAGAGAATATGGCTCTTAAAGTTTGATCTACTATAGAATTTTCGCTTTTGAACAGAAGGTGACTTTTACCAGAATTAGTGGGACCTAAGGTAATTATTAGAGAgtcttcatttttgaaaaatttgtCCGTTATTAACGGTAGGGTCGTCTTCTCGAAAACATTCTCCTCGGGATAAGAAATAGACTTGAAGTCAAACTTGGTGttaaatttttgaaatataaTCTGATTCTCATCTTCCGACCTTTGAAAGATGGGGGAATCCCCAGAAGATGGATCTTGCTTTAACAAAAGGTGGACATCCATGCTGATACAATCCCTTGACTGGGTAGGGCCTATTTTATGCTTTCAGAAGAACTCCTGGGTACGATTAGAATTATGTTGTAAATTCAAATGTAAACAAACATGTCAACGCGAAGAAGGGTTATAGCGGGATGCGGTGTACGGGTGCAAGAAATTCTAAAAGTTCTTTTCCGGTGTGGTTCAGTTAGTTATAGACGTTATCTGTAAGAGACGggatcattttcaatttgaataCAAAAAAGACGCAATAAAAAGTTGAGCAGGTATGTCCGAGATAACACGAAAGAGACCATTAGATGAGAAGGAATCTGACCAAAGAGGCACTAAAATTGCTAAAAAGGATGAACCATCAGATGAAGCTAGTGTTGCTgagatgaagaaggaagaagaagaagaagaagggaAAGTCAGTGAAGTAGGGAAAGTcgatgaaaacaaaaatctCAGCAATGTAAACAGTGTTGATAGCGAGGAACCTACAACAAGCATCGAAGAGACTTGTGACCCAGGTGCTATTCAGAAGGACGAGgtagatgatgaaaaagagaattcaaattcaaataaggAGGAGGGTAAGGTTAAAACTAACAGTGGTGATGGAGAGActccaaaaaaaaccgGATTTGTGTTTGGTTCTACTACCACATTTGGAAAAATGGGTGGCTTTAAAATGGTtggtaatttttcaatgaaaaacaaatcagaaaaaagTGATGTAGTGGATGGAAAAAGTGATAATAACGAAGAAGCCAAAAACGAAGAAGATCAGCCAAAGGAAAGGGAAGAAGCTTTAgacaataaagaaaatgagaCTAATAAAAACACAGCAAAGAAACCGGTATTTGGAAGTGGTGCAACATTTGGTAATGCTTTTCAAATGGCAATTAATAAAAAGTCTGTTTTCGATGAATTACAATCGAAGAGTGAGTTGAAGAACCAGGAAACTGGGAATCCTTCCGTTGAAGGTAAAGCTGATGTTTATCAAAAGGTACAGCTTGAGAAACAAGATGTTAAATCAGGAGAGGAGAATGAAGAGaatatatttcaaattAAGGCGAAACTGTACCATATGGAGTTATCAAAGTCGTCCTTAGGATGGAGAGAAAGAGGTTTTGGTGTTATCAAGGTTAACAAGTTTATTGAATCTCCTAGCGAAAAATATAATTCTCGTGTAGTCATGAGGAGTAATGgtaatttgaaattgattctTAATGTTCCAATTGTGAAAGGATTGAACGTTTTGAAAGGGTTGCCAAGTTCACTGCATGGGAACAAATTTATACGATTACAGATGATTGAAGAAGGGGAGCCGGTTCAATATGCAATTAAGGTTGGACAGGCTGAAAATGCCGAGAAACTTTTCGAGTTTATTCAGGGTCAAATTCCTAAATAGTCTGGAACATCTTATACATAAACATAAGTATACATAGTAGTTGGTGACTCTATATCACAGCTTTTGGAAAGCCATAGTGCAAATAGTAGAACCTTTTCTACCTCCAAATTCGAGTTTTGGGTAGTCAACTTTCCCAAATTCCCTAAATAAGTGATCTTTTGTAAAATGGTGTGTTAGTTCTTCCTCTGTGAAATTACAAGAAGTAATTAACAAGACACCGTTTTGTTTTAGTAGTTCTACAATTCTCATAGGATATATCTGATGACCAGTTAAATTACCTTCATATAGGGTATCACTTAGGGCAATTGCATCAAGTGTGCCTTTGTCAAGAATGATGTCAAACTTTTCTATGTTTGATCTTAAAAAACTGTCTTTAGAATCTAAGATATCCGACCTCTCAAACCGGACATTATAATCCTTATTCTTAGCAATATGTGAAGCAAATTCAAGACTGGTTTCACTATAATCGACACCAATAAGTTCACCACGTAAACCCTCCTCATATAAATGAAACAATAAATGTCCGTTACCAGTACCCAAATCGCACACATGCGGGTTCGGGAAATGCTGTGTtaaattatcaaaaaaataatcaacCATTTTTTCCTCTGCATTGGATTCGTCGAACCAACACTCTCCAATGTCTTCTGGGTTTTCTACAAAATTATCATGCTCCAATTTGTAGAAGTTATCCCAGTACTCCTTTGTACCTAATTTGGATGTCTTGAAATCAACGCTTCTCTCAGAATCAGACATTGTCTACCGATTATAATACGTGGCTACAGAAAACACACTCGAAAAATCTTCTAACAGCGATAATTATTCACTAATAAGCACGAGTGTTTCTTCAGGTTGCTCTTCTGTCTGGAAATTCATGTAGCCGATAGTTAATCCGCGGTGCTAACATTTCCAATAGGGGAGCGGAGCCGCATAGCGGACAAATCACACACCTGGAGCGGAGAATTGGAAAAACCACAAGTCTACTATCTATGTAATGCTTGTATTCCTCCTTATTCCTTTATCTTTTCAATTCTGGTAGTGGTTATCATACTAAGTTGTTTGTTCGAAAGGGGAGAGCATGTCTGCACCAAAGTCTTTAACAGTTTTACGCCTCGGAAAAGTTAGTTTTGCACAGAGTGCATGGACTGACCTAGTTTCCAAGTACAATGTTAGTGTTGTCGAAACCAAATCAAGTAATAGAGAGGAATTTATCCATGAACTTAAAGATGGCAAATATTCGAATGTCGATTACGTGACACGAACCTTTGACAGTTACAAACAAACTGGTTTTTTTGATAAGGAGCTACTAGAACTGATCAAAAAGTATACCAATGTCAAAGCGTTATCACATTGTGGTGCAGGATATGACCAGGTCGATGCTGTTGCATGCGGTGAGTTGGGATTCCAGTTGTCCAATGTTCCTGGTGTTGTCGACGACGCAACTGCAGACACTGCTGTCTATTTAGTTTTAGGGGCATTACGGAATTTCCAATTGTCCAGTGAAAAGATGAAACAAGGGTTATGGCCAAGTGCTAAATGCGCAGGTACGCCAATTGGCCATGATCCCGAGGGAAAAGTTCTGGGTATTTTGGGAATGGGTGGTATTGGTAAGACAATAAGAGATAAGTTATCTCCATTTGGATTTTCCAAAGTCTTGTATCACAACCGTAGAAGGTTACCTTCGGATATCGAAAAAGGAGCTGTTTATTGCGAAGATATTGAGGATTTATATGCTCAAGCAGATGTCATTAGTATTTCAGTTCCATTGAATACACATACAAAGCACATGATCAACAAAGACTCCATTTCCAAAATGAAAGACGGTGTTACCATAGTCAATACCGCTAGGGGACCaattattgatgaatctgCACTGAAGGAGGCATTGAAATCAGGTAAGGTTGGAGCATTTGGAGCTGATGTATT
The window above is part of the Pichia kudriavzevii chromosome 1, complete sequence genome. Proteins encoded here:
- a CDS encoding uncharacterized protein (PKUD0A11460; Pfam Domains: Zn_clus(6.9e-11)), which encodes MSINKREAEKTVKRRTFLGCATCRKRKVKCDGRKPKCARCEKANRECEGYGLHLKFNDIVTVGKGGTLVVVGDTQNEDAKKRVKRQQLPFMKFPVNQSYGTFAEIDNRLEELELFDEMNSDKFVGPFGLLCISSKFNQDINKTTIQAVEPSRSRNKTIQPTQFSIPLINEQGHDTHFASKNEFPLPSLTTMVNSSYKKSPSITFLNDSLPLVPALKLNYERKKHQEDYDAVNKLDTKFSTINIPSLQNPGGFLEENLERPIWIHPRLEIDAILTYQTLIGNADVQNRHWDSIKRVIFAERYDTTRFLNNRIQDKIPLKADVAENLIKKRIFDVVRALDDGKQVCMNSTNLTFTSLLRSHKIQELIRLFVKSQPSIMHLSFKGSVFDTIVIPTLYKIVGELMVFESSVDGMRNWGEKEAHGSINFQKYCSMLKQTYCMVALSITSFSQYKIYFCENGIYDGSLSLFKSYVAFREMSLVNLAILVKPFINSKGKAEISDGKLVDMLIKIGLFNELVLTLILAIYQDSSLDIIINYSLLYGVLDEIKLYYFNSTQNPNDQTNVLWEWFRYLRFFHKSCSKIDLENYEIDEEGFEDVKADYNLIRSFEFDDYFSKNEYNQIVIKSSLDSTAKNRDDRDDRDDGDDDESVCEDDLSSEVLSNDEENWKIPSRLASKLVKEDKPPRAFTIRFQFDETKKQSDISDCSDTNSDVDLCDNSISEDNILHGCSKNILHERKEKTIAQKSAINELTGLSTKQNKHMSLSEREQLVGSKNDTDLLQLSNDDPVNNPNMPSVIELSFGIPISLLELMEKTLKLADHKNWCLRKKVFPRNFPRICCDLEDELVKWKLNWDLFSEEKGTDGSIQFHGLLHKALYHLTVAFYNSILMFFFRLIKDIDPQILQDHVVSTIDHLEALRSLSLRSDFSKEMKIYPPFWCFFIAGSDALSPSLQHRYDELARKWYVAGNKWIGKQIMLQIWKTVGENGASCEGNSWLDIIKSWEISGYN
- a CDS encoding uncharacterized protein (PKUD0A11480; similar to Saccharomyces cerevisiae YIL063C (YRB2); ancestral locus Anc_7.253), with translation MSEITRKRPLDEKESDQRGTKIAKKDEPSDEASVAEMKKEEEEEEGKVSEVGKVDENKNLSNVNSVDSEEPTTSIEETCDPGAIQKDEVDDEKENSNSNKEEGKVKTNSGDGETPKKTGFVFGSTTTFGKMGGFKMVGNFSMKNKSEKSDVVDGKSDNNEEAKNEEDQPKEREEALDNKENETNKNTAKKPVFGSGATFGNAFQMAINKKSVFDELQSKSELKNQETGNPSVEGKADVYQKVQLEKQDVKSGEENEENIFQIKAKLYHMELSKSSLGWRERGFGVIKVNKFIESPSEKYNSRVVMRSNGNLKLILNVPIVKGLNVLKGLPSSLHGNKFIRLQMIEEGEPVQYAIKVGQAENAEKLFEFIQGQIPK
- a CDS encoding uncharacterized protein (PKUD0A11470; Pfam Domains: Kinesin(2.1e-29)), producing the protein MDVHLLLKQDPSSGDSPIFQRSEDENQIIFQKFNTKFDFKSISYPEENVFEKTTLPLITDKFFKNEDSLIITLGPTNSGKSHLLFKSENSIVDQTLRAIFSQIEPLSSNIDLLKKFYPNISDKTLLDPSHESSISSFLYLSVSVFELYNDTFMDLLDTGMKQDRTNISIITDPIDKKLTPRNISKHLVNSYESAHDLIFEGLSNRKTCPTFSNTESSRSHCFIYFNLHKVYGKMIETTRFTIVDLAGLERSKSAGTSGVALKEAGYTNGSLTELGRCLELISMKLFHRTCLRTNKLTRLVLNDYVKNNHPVRILLTLDPFGEEGLVLQSLRYINPIKCQDLQRRTTSSQKARLRTISTNEQLGLTGEIDKLRKNQKLLKSKIHSLETSVIENENRIRSEMYTENEKALSELVIKHKEEISSLAENLKKQTDEKLLDQASCYTSTIDSLNNNLEFKIQELSSLKEQFEETKLKLEESQCQMETLTLENCENEKNFNSTLNQHQTQLEELNVVNEKLQSKIDLLLSEAIEKEKLHVKDTELRVEQQNQIVEELNQKIEEYVSTVKKQESNLGILQNKTLEKESRINQLDEEARELKDQIQTLMNEASEKEKFIQSMEKELENLKQEKTEVTIEAERKVNALKSKYDEILSSARSDYENLKRELDDKTQELVAVNSNFSSEKENFKNILEDKDKEIKSLKINLSQLEAEVRSKTEDFSKKLSEKDLEVVSWKNIKTKNDTIVQQMVDRTKRLENQVNESTSYIKQLEESNSEYKKSVTATKKQLDELIMSTDSLQEELAEKSNELKLTLALKKTVDNELSRLQLLCSDLQSDLESTSKYHDKYKSLKRDYSSIKTEAIKLETENKRVKDELASKEYELSDNISKVKQLTKTVENLEKNRDVSLKQPKTDLDVALSLSKEESINKTPRKSLNILDTDPLDDVGLPSIMSSPIRASSFKIYNDSITDKDNTVTIGNVTSKKKSKAKKLSKKDKLLEHKAEHEKSMEDSVIDSSLSPTKLRPLKLTNNSKLNKKTLESPGNDKTKKRKSTTSPIKPGKRKVRKSLSVDDSLEKAVV
- a CDS encoding uncharacterized protein (PKUD0A11490; similar to Saccharomyces cerevisiae YIL064W (SEE1); ancestral locus Anc_7.254), whose product is MSDSERSVDFKTSKLGTKEYWDNFYKLEHDNFVENPEDIGECWFDESNAEEKMVDYFFDNLTQHFPNPHVCDLGTGNGHLLFHLYEEGLRGELIGVDYSETSLEFASHIAKNKDYNVRFERSDILDSKDSFLRSNIEKFDIILDKGTLDAIALSDTLYEGNLTGHQIYPMRIVELLKQNGVLLITSCNFTEEELTHHFTKDHLFREFGKVDYPKLEFGGRKGSTICTMAFQKL
- a CDS encoding uncharacterized protein (PKUD0A11450; similar to Saccharomyces cerevisiae YLR022C (SDO1); ancestral locus Anc_5.198); this translates as MGKISQPNSQIKLTNVSLVRMKKGKKRFEVACYQNKAHDFQAGVEKNVDEVLQIPQVFTNVSKGQVASTEDLKAAFNTTDLDAIILEILKKGEIQFSEKERAQQNEKLHNEILSIISAKCINPKSKKRYPPTMIDKALKELKFNIINARSAKSKALEAIKILVEKQVIPIARAKMRVKVIMDSNKYNTIKEAFQSSFVADLESEKTQSQDVEILFLVEPENYKPLVEKVRAVKGRIELVDTAVIQDGELKL
- a CDS encoding uncharacterized protein (PKUD0A11500; similar to Saccharomyces cerevisiae YNL274C (GOR1); ancestral locus Anc_1.75), translating into MSAPKSLTVLRLGKVSFAQSAWTDLVSKYNVSVVETKSSNREEFIHELKDGKYSNVDYVTRTFDSYKQTGFFDKELLELIKKYTNVKALSHCGAGYDQVDAVACGELGFQLSNVPGVVDDATADTAVYLVLGALRNFQLSSEKMKQGLWPSAKCAGTPIGHDPEGKVLGILGMGGIGKTIRDKLSPFGFSKVLYHNRRRLPSDIEKGAVYCEDIEDLYAQADVISISVPLNTHTKHMINKDSISKMKDGVTIVNTARGPIIDESALKEALKSGKVGAFGADVFENEPHVDMELVNLPNVAALPHMGTHTYETMKGMEEHVVNNVIEYINTGKVLTIVPELKDKY